CTGCCATTAACAATTACTGGTTTATTGGGCTACATCAACCCAACAATTATGTTTTTGGTAGGGTTTATAGTTTTTCATGAACCGCTAACTTTTTCTAAAATCTTTGGATTTATATTTATCTGGACCGCACTGATTTTATTGGGAATTGATATGTATCGATCAGGTAGATCGGTTAACCAAAGCAAAAGTTAAGTTATTCAAAGCCTCTTTTGCAGCTCCTGCAGGGAGATCAATTAGCAAATCATTTGCTTCAGTTGCAACTTTACTTAGGTAGTCTTGAACTTTCTTTAAAGCTTTATGCTTTCTAAGTTCTGAAATGACACTCGGTAAATCTTCATCAGTAATTGGCTTATTCAATTTATTGATCAAATCCTTATCGGCTGGATCATTATCAGCCATTACAAAAAGAGTTACTAAAGTAGGAATTCCTTCTTTAAGATCTGTGCCAGGAGTTTTTCCAGAGGCAGTTTCATTGCTTGCGATGTCTAATAAATCATCTGCTACTTGAAATGCCACACCAATTTTTTCGCCAAATTTAGTTAACGTTTCAACAACAGTTGGCGATGCTCCTGAAAGAAGTGCACCAAAACGAGCACTTGTTGCAATCAAAGATCCGGTTTTATCGGCAACCACTTTCATGTAGTGATCTATTTGTGAGAGCCCCTCGCTTTTGCCTTGAGTTTCCTTTATTTGACCAATAACTAAACGCTCAAAAGTTTTTGCTTGTAACTTAACTGCTTCAGGTCCGATATCAGCCAACATGTCAGACACTTTAGAAAATAAATAATCTCCGGTCAGAATTGCTACTGCGTTATTCCATTTCTTATTAGCGCTAATTACGCCACGTCGCAAAACTGCATCATCCATTACATCGTCGTGATACAAAGTAGCCAGGTGAGTTAATTCGCAACAAACAGCCGCTTTAATAATGTCATAATTGGTTGGATCACCAAATTGCGCTGAAATTAAAGTTAATAAAGGTCTAAGTCGTTTGCCGCCAGCTTCAACCAGATGCCTAGAGGTCTCAACAACGAGCGGGTAATCCCCTTGAATATGTGATCGCATTAAATCTTCGACTTTTTTCATGTCTGCGATTAATGATGCTTCCAGCTGTTTATCTAGATTAGGAATACCTACTTGATTCATTTATTTGATAAAAGTAGAGAAGTTTTCGGCGACATTAAGTAATAGCGAAGGTGCTAATCCCAGAACTGCAGATATCGCAGTTGCAACCGTGATTGAAATTCTGCTCTTTACACTTGGAATGATTACTGAAACAGAATCATTTACTGGATCAGTAAAGAACACCATGATTATTACTCGAATGTAGAAGAAGGCGGCAATGGCGCTAGCTAGTACGCCAGTAACAACTAGGGCAATATTTCCTGATTGATATGCGGCTGAGAAAATTGCAAACTTGCCAATAAATCCAGAGGTAAGCGGAATTCCAGCAAAACTTAGTAGCAAGAAAGCAAAGACTGCGCCAACTACAGGAGATTTCTTACCCAAGCCAATCCATCGATTTAAATCTGTGACTTCACCTGATGAGTCTCGAACCAACCCTATAATTCCAAAAGCAGCCAATGTAGTTAGTCCATATGCCATTAGGTAAAACAATGAAGCGGCTAAGCCATCTTTATTCAAAGCTACAACACCTGAAAGTAAGAAGCCAGCATGAGCTATTGATGAATATGCCAACATTCTTTTTACATCGCGTTGCGCAATTGCAACTACTGAACCTAGCAACATGGTTAATATGGCAATTACTGTAATTATTGGACGCCATAAAGTTTCCACTTCAGCGAAACCAATATAGAAAATTCTTAAGATTGCGCCAAAGGCGGCTACTTTTGTGCAAGCTGCCATAAAAGCAGTAATTGGCGTTGGCGCTCCTTGGTATACATCAGGAGTCCAAGAGTGGAACGGAACCGCGCTTATTTTAAATAACAATCCAACTGATACAAAGACAATACCAATTAACAAAAATACTTCATTGGCACTTCCAGCTGCAGCGCTTATGCCAACTAGTGAAATTGTGCCAGCGTAGCCATACAGGAATGCTGCGCCGAACAAGAAGAAAGCCGACGCGTATGCGCCTAATAAAAAGTACTTAAGGGCAGCCTCTTGTGAGAGCAAGCGTTTACGTCTGCTTAATCCTGCAAGTAAGTAAAGAGGCAGCGAGAAAACCTCTAGAGCAACAAATAAAGTAATCAAGTCAGTTGCTACTGGAAATAGCATCATGCCTGCTACGGCAAATAGGAAGAGTGGGAAAATCTCAGTTTGTTGATTATTTTGCTGCAACGCAATGGCTTCCTCATTGGAGCCAGGAATTGCAGAAGCTTGGGCTGTGAAATTATCTTGATCAGCTATTAGCAATACTGCAATCAGCGCCAAAATAACTACTGTTGCTTGTAAAAAGATTCCTGCTTTATCAATTGTCACTGAATTAACTGCTGCAGTGGTTGATGAAAGGTCTCGAATTCGCCACAGCTGAAGTAAAGATAAAAGTAAAGCCCCAACGCTAACTGTTAGTTGAACAGCAGCCCGGTGCGTTTTCCCCATGAAAGCTTCAATTAAAACTCCGATTACAGCAGCTGCAAAAACTATCAACATAGGTGATAGGAGCATGTAACCAAGTGATGGCGCGGTTAACATTATTTATTCACCTCCGCAACTGGATCAGTGAAGCCAGCATTTGCAACGATTTTCTCTGAAGTTGGATTTATCAAATCTAAAACTGGTTTTGGATAAAAGCCCATGACTACGATAACTGCAATTACTGGCGCAATTGCAATTTTTTCGCGAAGGTTTAAATCTTTTAGATTTTCATTACCCTCAGTTGTTGGACCATGTAAAGTTTTTTGGATAGGAATCAAGATATACAACGCTGCTAGAACTATTCCTAAAGTTCCAATGACAGCTGCCACGGGATATCTTGTATAGGTTCCAACTAGAACTAAGAATTCGCTAACAAAGCTTGATAAACCTGGCAATGCCAAACCCGACATACCAGCAATAAAGAAGCTCCATGCCATTACTGGTGTGACTCTCTGCAATCCACCAAAATCAGAAATCGTTGAAGATTTTCTACGTGCCATCATCCAACCTGCAACCAAAAATAGAGCGGCGGTCGAAAATCCATGATTTACCATATATAGATTAGCGCCTGACATTCCTTGTGATGTCATTGCAAAGATACCCATTGTTATAAAACCAAAGTGCGAGATAGAAGTGAATGCAATTAATCCTTTAATATCTTTTTGGCCAATTGCCATGAATGCACCATAAATTATTGAAATAACTGCCAGGGTAATAATTAGTGGAGTAAAAGTCTTGCTTGCATCAGGGAATAAAGCTAGGCAAAATCTGATCATTCCGTATGTGCCAACTTTGTCTAATACTCCAAGTAGTAATACAGATGTTCCTGGGGTGGCAGATTTAGCAGCATCTGGTAGCCAGGTGTGAAATGGCCACAGTGGCGCTTTGATTGCAAATGCTATGAAAAATCCTAAGAATAAAAAGTTTTCAGTTTGATTATCTATCTCAAGTGTTGCTAATTGTGTTAGATCAAATGTTGCACCAATTTGGTTTCCTGAGATTACATAAATTCCAATTATTGAAGCCAGCATTAGTAGTCCGCCAAATAAGCTGTAAAGAAGGAATTTAATAGCCGCAGCAGATCTATTTCCTGTGCCATAACCACCGATT
The Candidatus Nanopelagicus limnes DNA segment above includes these coding regions:
- a CDS encoding polyprenyl synthetase family protein codes for the protein MNQVGIPNLDKQLEASLIADMKKVEDLMRSHIQGDYPLVVETSRHLVEAGGKRLRPLLTLISAQFGDPTNYDIIKAAVCCELTHLATLYHDDVMDDAVLRRGVISANKKWNNAVAILTGDYLFSKVSDMLADIGPEAVKLQAKTFERLVIGQIKETQGKSEGLSQIDHYMKVVADKTGSLIATSARFGALLSGASPTVVETLTKFGEKIGVAFQVADDLLDIASNETASGKTPGTDLKEGIPTLVTLFVMADNDPADKDLINKLNKPITDEDLPSVISELRKHKALKKVQDYLSKVATEANDLLIDLPAGAAKEALNNLTFALVNRST
- a CDS encoding NADH-quinone oxidoreductase subunit M, with protein sequence MSLLTLIGALPLLGAGLIYFLPSKNSELIKKYVFVVTTLVAIGSIFLALGFDKSVTTMQYVQSNSWISAFNINFAVGVDGISLVLILLSTILVPIVVLATWNESEGGRWGVKTFYVLILILETMMIGVFAATDLFLFYVFFEAMLIPVYFLIGGYGTGNRSAAAIKFLLYSLFGGLLMLASIIGIYVISGNQIGATFDLTQLATLEIDNQTENFLFLGFFIAFAIKAPLWPFHTWLPDAAKSATPGTSVLLLGVLDKVGTYGMIRFCLALFPDASKTFTPLIITLAVISIIYGAFMAIGQKDIKGLIAFTSISHFGFITMGIFAMTSQGMSGANLYMVNHGFSTAALFLVAGWMMARRKSSTISDFGGLQRVTPVMAWSFFIAGMSGLALPGLSSFVSEFLVLVGTYTRYPVAAVIGTLGIVLAALYILIPIQKTLHGPTTEGNENLKDLNLREKIAIAPVIAVIVVMGFYPKPVLDLINPTSEKIVANAGFTDPVAEVNK
- the nuoN gene encoding NADH-quinone oxidoreductase subunit NuoN; its protein translation is MLTAPSLGYMLLSPMLIVFAAAVIGVLIEAFMGKTHRAAVQLTVSVGALLLSLLQLWRIRDLSSTTAAVNSVTIDKAGIFLQATVVILALIAVLLIADQDNFTAQASAIPGSNEEAIALQQNNQQTEIFPLFLFAVAGMMLFPVATDLITLFVALEVFSLPLYLLAGLSRRKRLLSQEAALKYFLLGAYASAFFLFGAAFLYGYAGTISLVGISAAAGSANEVFLLIGIVFVSVGLLFKISAVPFHSWTPDVYQGAPTPITAFMAACTKVAAFGAILRIFYIGFAEVETLWRPIITVIAILTMLLGSVVAIAQRDVKRMLAYSSIAHAGFLLSGVVALNKDGLAASLFYLMAYGLTTLAAFGIIGLVRDSSGEVTDLNRWIGLGKKSPVVGAVFAFLLLSFAGIPLTSGFIGKFAIFSAAYQSGNIALVVTGVLASAIAAFFYIRVIIMVFFTDPVNDSVSVIIPSVKSRISITVATAISAVLGLAPSLLLNVAENFSTFIK